Proteins co-encoded in one Medicago truncatula cultivar Jemalong A17 chromosome 8, MtrunA17r5.0-ANR, whole genome shotgun sequence genomic window:
- the LOC11419897 gene encoding NADP-dependent malic enzyme 4, chloroplastic: METSNVSSSTVADIDDNPTIAGGVRDVYGEDRATEDQFVTPWSVTVASGYTLLRDPHFNKGLAFTEKERDAHYLRGLLPPTVISQEIQVKKMIQNIRQYQVPLQKYMAMMDLQERNEGLFYKLLIDHVEELLPVVYTPTVGEACQKYGSIFMHPQGLYISLKEKGRILEVLRNWPEKNIQVIVVTDGERILGLGDLGCQGMGIPIGKLSLYTALGGVRPSSCLPITIDVGTNNEKLLNEELYIGLKHRRATGKEYAELLEEFMTACKQNYGEKVLIQFEDFANHNAFDLLERYRSTHLVFNDDIQGTAAVVLAGIVSALNLVGGSLGDHRFLFLGAGEAGTGIAELIALEISKRTNSPLDEVSKNIWLVDSKGLIVSSRKESLQHFKKPWAHEHEPVEKLVDAVKQIKPTVLIGTSGQGRTFTQDVVEAMASLNKKPIILALSNPTSQSECTAEEAYTWTQGHAIFASGSPFSPVEYEGKVFVPGQANNAYIFPGFGLGLIMSGTIRMHDGLLLAASEALASQVTQEHYDRGLIYPPFTNIRKISAHIAAKVATKAYELGLATRLPQPKDLVKFAESCMYSPNYRSYR, translated from the exons ATGGAGACAAGTAATGTTTCTAGTTCCACGGTGGCTGACATTGATGATAATCCCACCATTGCCGGCGGTGTTCGGGATGTTTATGGTGAGGATAGAGCCACTGAGGATCAGTTTGTTACTCCTTGGAGTGTTACTGTTGCTAG tGGATATACTTTGTTGAGAGATCCACATTTCAATAAAGGACTGGCCTTCACCGAGAAAGAGAGGGATGCACACTACTTGCGTGGTCTTCTTCCCCCAACAGTTATTTCTCAAGAAATTCAG GTAAAGAAAATGATCCAAAACATAAGACAGTATCAAGTTCCATTGCAGAAGTACATGGCAATGATGGATCTTCAG GAGAGAAATGAAGGGCTGTTTTACAAGCTTCTTATTGATCATGTTGAGGAGTTACTCCCGGTTGTTTATACTCCGACTGTTGGTGAAGCTTGCCAGAAATATGGGTCCATCTTCATGCATCCTCAGGGACTTTATATAAGCTTGAAAGAGAA AGGAAGGATTCTTGAAGTACTTAGGAATTGGCCTGAGAAGAACATTCAAGTCATTGTTGTAACTGACGGAGAGCGGATCTTGGGACTTGGGGATCTTGGTTGTCAA GGGATGGGAATTCCAATAGGAAAACTTTCTCTATATACAGCACTTGGTGGAGTTCGTCCTTCTTCG TGCTTGCCTATTACCATTGATGTCGGTACAAATAATGAGAAGTTGTTGAATGAAGAATTATACATAGGGCTTAAACATAGACGAGCAACTGGGAAG GAATATGCTGAACTTCTCGAAGAATTCATGACGGCATGCAAGCAAAATTACGGAGAAAAAGTCCTCATCCAG TTTGAAGACTTTGCAAACCACAATGCTTTTGATCTACTTGAAAGATATAGGTCAACGCATCTTGTTTTTAATGATGATATTCAG GGAACTGCAGCAGTGGTCCTTGCAGGAATAGTTTCAGCTCTAAATTTGGTTGGAGGAAGCTTGGGCGACCACCGGTTCTTGTTCCTTGGTGCTGGAGAG GCAGGCACTGGAATAGCGGAACTCATTGCACTCGAAATATCAAAACGG ACAAATTCCCCGCTGGATGAAGTGAGCAAGAACATTTGGTTGGTGGACTCAAAG GGTTTGATTGTGAGTTCTCGCAAAGAATCACTTCAACATTTCAAGAAGCCATGGGCTCATGAACACGAACCTGTTGAGAAACTTGTAGATGCTGTTAAA cAAATTAAGCCAACAGTGTTGATTGGAACATCAGGGCAAGGGAGAACTTTTACTCAGGATGTTGTTGAAGCGATGGCCTCTTTAAATAAG AAACCTATTATTCTTGCTCTTTCCAACCCAACATCTCAGTCAGAATGTACTGCAGAAGAAGCTTATACGTGGACTCAG GGACATGCCATTTTTGCTAGCGGTAGTCCATTTTCCCCAGTTGAATATGAAGGAAAAGTGTTTGTACCTGGCCAG GCCAATAACGCATACATTTTTCCTGGATTTGGTCTCGGTTTAATAATGTCTGGTACAATCCGAATGCACGATGGCTTGCTTCTGGCAGCTT CTGAAGCTTTGGCTTCACAGGTTACTCAAGAGCATTATGACAGGGGACTCATATACCCGCCTTTCACTAACATCAGAAAGATTTCGGCACACATTGCCGCCAAAGTGGCAACTAAGGCTTATGAGCTTG GCTTAGCCACTCGCCTTCCTCAACCAAAAGATTTGGTGAAATTTGCTGAGAGCTGTATGTATAGCCCAAATTACAGAAGCTACCGGTGA